The Dysgonomonadaceae bacterium PH5-43 genomic sequence CAAAATAACATTAGTTACATCTTCTAAAACTCCTGGTATTGAAGCAAATTCATGCTCCACTCCGTCAACTTTAATTGATGTAATAGCAAAACCTTCTAAAGATGACAAAAGTATACGGCGAAGAGAATTACCTATTGTAATCCCATAACCGGGCTCAAGCGGACGGAATTCGAACTTTCCGTACTTGTTATCCGCTTCCAACATTAATACTCTATCTGGTTTTTGAAATGCTAATATCGCCATATTGACTTTTTTATTTAGAATATAATTCTACGATTAATTGTTCTTTAATATTTTCAGGAATATCTTCTCTTGCAGGAATATGTAAAAATTTAGCACTCATTGAAGCGTTATCATATTCAATCCAAGGATATTTACTGTGATTTATTCCAGTAACACTATCTAAAATTACTTCTAACGATTTAGATTTTTCACGAACACCTATTATTTGTCCGGGTTTAAGCGAATAAGAAGGAATATTTACAACATTTCCGTCTACTACTATATGACGGTGAGATACTAACTGACGAGCTGCAGCTCTTGTTTTAGCTAATCCCATACGATAAACAACGTTATCTAAACGACATTCCAATAATTGAATAAGAATCTCACCAGTAATACCACTTGCTCTAGATGCTTTTTCAAATAAATTACGGAATTGTTTCTCTAAAACGCCATAAGTATATTTTGCTTTTTGTTTTTCACGTAATTGAATACCATATTCAGAAGTTTTTTTCTTTCTTCCGTTTCCGTGTTGTCCAGGAGGGTAATTCTTTTTACTAAGAACCTTGTCTGGTCCGAAAATAGGCTCACCAAATCTACGTGCGATTTTTGTCTTTGGTCCAGTATATCTTGCCATTTTATTTATTTATTAAATTTTCTTTTGGATTAGAAACTGTGCAGCCGCGATTACAGAGAGGGGTGTTGTAATCTATTCACACATTCTTATCCTATACAGGTAAATTAATTAAACTCTTCTTCTCTTTGGAGGACGACATCCGTTATGAGGAAGTGGGGTAACATCAATAATTTCAGTTACTTCTATCCCTGCACCATGAACTGTTCTAATAGCTGATTCACGACCATTACCAGGACCTTTCACATAAGCTTTCACTTTTCTCAATCCTAAATCAAATGCAATTTTTGCTGCATCTTGAGCTGCTAATTGAGCTGCATAAGGAGTATTCTTTTTAGAACTCCTAAATCCCATTTTACCTGCAGAAGACCATGAAATTACTTGACCTTCGCTATTCGTAATTGAGATAATAATGTTGTTAAAAGAAGAATGAACGTGAAGTTGACCGTTTGCGTCAACTTTCACTACTCTTTTTTTAGCTGCGACTGTTTTTTTTGCCATATTTAATTATTATTTAGTAGCTTTTTTCTTGTTTGCAACTGTTTTCTTTCTACCCTTACGTGTACGGGCATTGTTTTTTGTACTCTGACCTCTTACAGGCAATCCGATACGGTGGCGCACTCCGCGGTAACAACCGATATCCATCAAACGTTTGATATTCAACTGAACTTCTGAACGTAGATCCCCTTCTACCTTATAACTTTCACCAATAATCTCACGAACTTTAGCCGCTTGATCGTCGGTCCAATCTTTCACTTTTATGTTTACATCAATCCCTGCTTTAGTCAGGATTGCATTTGCAGCACTACGACCAATACCATAGATATATGTTAGCGCTATTTCGCCTCTTTTGTTTTGAGGTAAGTCTACCCCTACTATTCTTATAGCCATTTAGTTAAAAAATTTAGCAAATTTATTACTTATCCTTGACGTTGTTTGAATTTAGGATTTTTTTTATTTATCACATATAAACGACCTTTTCTGCGAACGATTTTACAATCTGCAGTGCGTTTCTTTAATGAAGCTCTGACTTTCATATTTATTATTATTTTTATTTATATCTAAATGAAATACGACCTTTGGTCAAATCATACGGAGACATTTCAACTTTAACCTTATCTCCTGGTAGTATTTTTATATAATGCATTCGCATTTTACCTGAAATATGAGCAGTAATCTCATGTCCGTTTTCTAACTCAACCCGAAACATTGCATTCGACAATGCTTCTATTATTGTTCCATCTTGCTCTATTGCTGACTGCTTAGCCATATAATTAATTCTTATTTTCTAAAACTTCTTCTATAAATTCAAACGTTGATAAAATATCAGCTTTCCCAGATCTTACAACTACAGTATGCTCAAAATGAGCTGAAGGCTTACGATCTCCCGTTCTCACAGTCCAACCATCTTTTTCAAATTTTATGTGTTTTTTCCCCATATTAATCATTGGTTCTATTGCTAAACACATTCCACTTCTTAAAAGAGTACCATAACCTTTTTTACCATAATTAGGAACTTCTGGTGCTTCATGCATTTCCTTTCCTATTCCGTGACCTACTAACTCCCTAACAACGCTATAACCTTTACTTTCGCAATAAGTCTGAATAGAATTACCAATATCACCTATTCTTTTACCATCTACAGCATTACTTATTCCTACATATAAAGCCTCTTTTGTTGCAGTTAAAAGCTGTTTCACTTCTAGACTAATTTCTCCCACTTCAAAAGTGTAAGCTGAATCGCCGCAGAAACCATTAATTTTAGTTCCACAATCTACAGAAACGATATCTCCTTCTTTTAATTGATAAGAACCAGGTATACCATGAACGACATTTTCATTTACAGAAATACAAAGTGAATTAGGGAATCCATTATAACCTTTAAACAAAGGTATGGCTCCGTGATCCTTTATAAACTCTTCTGCTATTTTATCCAATTGAAGCGTAGTAACTCCCGGCTTAATAATCTTAGCCACTTCAGCCAAAGTAGCTCCAACTAACCGATTAGCTACTCGCATCAATTCAATTTCTTCGTCTGTTTTTAGATAGATCATTTTTATTAATAAGCGTTGCCTTGTCTTCCTTTAATTCTTCCTGACTTTAGCAATCCATCATAATGACGCATCAGCAAATGACTCTCCACTTGTTGTAGAGTATCCAACACAACACCTACAAGGATTAACAAAGATGTTCCTCCAAAGAAAGAAGCAAATTCTGGTTGTATTCCAAATAAATGAGCAAAAGCAGGCATAATTGCTACCAATGCTAAGAATAAAGAACCAGGTAATGTAATCCTTGACATAATTTCGTCAATATATTCCACGGTTTTCTTACCAGGCTTAACACCAGGTATAAAACCATTGTTACGTTTCAAGTCTTCTGCCATTTGCTTTGGATTAATAGTAATAGCAGTATAAAACCAAGTGAACAATATAATTAGAATAGCATTTACTAAATTATAGGTAAAGCCATATATATTTGTTAGAGGACTAAATATTTTAACCATCCAACTATCAGGATCTCCCGATCCATAACCTATTAAAGCAATAGGAATAAACATAATAGCTTGAGCAAAAATAATTGGCATCACATTAGCTGCATTAACCTTAAGAGGGATATATTGTCTAGCCCCTCCATATTGTTTATTACCTATCATTTGTTTTGCATATTGAACAGGGATTCTTCTAGTTCCTTGAACTAATAAAATAGCTCCAGCAATAACCGCTAATAACAGTAATAGTTCAATGATAAACATGATCAAACCTCCTGCTGTTTCCGATATTCTTGAAGTGAATTCCTGAACAAACGCTATAGGTAAACGAGCTAAAATACCAACCATAATGATGAAAGAGATACCATTACCAATACCTTTATCAGTAATTCTTTCTCCTAACCAAAGAACAAACATTGATCCAGCGGCTAAGATTATTGTTGAAGAAACAGTAAACCACATTCCCTCTGGTATTGCGCCTCCAGCTTCTCTCATTTGAACATTTAAGTTCATAAGATAAGCAGGTGCCTGTAATAACAAAAGTACCAAAGTTAAATAACGAGTATACTGATTAATTTTTCTTCTACCACTTTCTCCTTCACGTTGCAGTTTTTGAAAGTAAGGAACAGCAATAGACAACAACTGAATTACGATAGACGCCGAGATATAAGGCATAATTCCTAAAGCCACAATAGAGGCATTAGAGAATGCACCACCTGAAAACATATCTAATAGGCCTAATAATCCTCCTTCTGTCTGACCCTTTAATCCTGTCAAGAATGTTGGGTCAATACCAGGAAGAGAAATAACCCTTAAAAAGCGAAACACCGTAATCAAAAGAATAGTTACAAGAATTCGATTTCTCAAATCTTCTATTCTCCAAATATTTTTTATAGTCTCAATTGCTCTCATTATTTATTATAATTTAATGGCTTTTCCACCCGCTTTATTGATAGCTTCTTCCGCAGTTTTAGAGAATGCATTTGCAGTAATCTCTATTGCAGAAGTTAAAGTTCCTTTAGCAAGTATTTTCACCAATTGTTTAGAAGAAACAAAACCAGCGTTAATTAATTCTTCAATACCAATCTTAGTAAGCTGACGAGCATCTGCCAACGCTTGAATAGTATCAAGATTAATCGCTTTATATTCTACGCGATTAATATTTTTAAATCCAAACTTAGGCAAACGTCTTTGTATTGGCATCTGACCTCCTTCGAAACCGATTTTCTTAGAGTAACCCGATCTTGACTTCTGTCCCTTATGACCTCTTGTAGAGGTTCCTCCTAAACCCGATCCTGGACCACGTCCTATTCTTTTGCGGGTTTTTGTAGAGCCTTCAGCAGGTTTTATATTTGATAAATTCATATTATTATGTATTTTATTAAATTTGAATTATTTCTCAACAGAAACTAAATGTTTAACTTTCTCTATCATACCTCGGATAACAGGATTATCGTTATGTTCAACAACTTGGTTCAACTTTCTTAATCCTAGTGCATCTAAAGTTCTTTTTTGATCTTTAGGGCAATTAATGCGACTTCTTACTTGTTTTACTTTAATAGTCATAATCTAATCCTCCAATTATCCTTTAAATACTTTTTCAACCGAGATACCTCTATTTTGTGCTACAGTTGCAGGATCTCTTAGTTCGCTCAATGCTAAAATTGTAGCTTTAACCAAGTTGTGAGGATTTGACGACCCTTTTGATTTAGCCAAAACGTCTGTAATTCCAACACTTTCTAACACTGCACGCATTGCACCTCCTGCTTTAACTCCCGTTCCTAATGTTGCCGGTTTGATAAATACTTGAGCTCCACCAAACTTCGCTAATTGTTCGTGAGGTATAGTACCTTTATGTACTGGAACTTTAATCAAGTTCTTTTTTGCTGACTCTACACCTTTAGCAATTGCAGCTGTTACTTCACCTGCTTTACCCAAACCCCAGCCTATGATACCATCTTCATTACCAACCACAACTATAGCTGCAAAACTAAAAGTTCTACCTCCTTTTGTAACTTTAGTTACACGGTTAATAGCTACTAATCTATCTTTTAATTCCAAGTCGTTTGTCGACTTAACTCTTTGTACTGCCATTTTTATTAAAATTTAAGTCCTCCTTTACGGGCAGCATCTGCCAGTTCTTTAACTCTACCATGGTATAAATAACCATTTCTGTCAAACACTACGACATCAACACCTGCCTCTTTAGATTTTTGAGCAATAATTTCTCCTACTTTAGATGCAATATCTTTCTTTGGAGTTTTATCTGTAATACCCAAAGACGAAGCAGCTACTATAGTTTTGCCCGATAAATCATCGATAACTTGAGCATATATCTGTTTGTTGCTTCTAAACACTGTTAAACGAGGACGATCTGCCGTACCAGAGATATGCTTACGAACGCGTTGTTTTATTTTAATTCTTCTTAATTCCTTTGTTGTCATGATAATTTTTCAGTTATGTAAATTATTTACTTGCTGACTTTCCGGATTTTCTACGAATCACTTCACCAACGAAGCGTACTCCTTTTCCTTTGTAAGGTTCAATCTTACGGAATGAGCGTATTTTCGCACAAACTTGTCCCAATAGTTGTTTATCAGCCGATTCTAAAATAACCAACGGATTTTTGTTTCTTTCACTTTTGGTTTCAACTTTAATTTCCGGAGGTAGTTGCATATATATATTGTGCGTATAGCCTAAAGCGAAATCTAATAAATTTCCAGCATTTGTTACACGATAACCAACACCGACTAATTCAAGTTCTTTCTTGTAGCCTTCTGACACTCCAATAACCATATTGTTAATCAAAGAACGATACAAACCGTGCATAGCGCGATTTTGCTTTTCGTCATTTGCTCTTGCAACTGTTAATTCATTACCATTTTGTTCTACTGTAATAGCAGAATTAATCTCTTGAGATAACTCACCTTTAGGACCTTTTACTGTAACAACATTATCTTTATTTGTTACTGTAACTCCCGCTGGTATTGTTATGGGCAATTTTCCTATTCTTGACATACTATTTCCTCCTCTAAATTAATATACATAACATAATACTTCACCTCCGATCTTAAGATCTCGAGCTTCCTTGTCTGTCATCACACCTTTAGAAGTAGATAGCACGGCAATACCTAAGCCGTTCAATACTCTAGGCATATCTTTATAGCCTGTGTACTTACGCAAACCTGGAGTAGAAACTCTCTTTAGGTTTTTAATTGCGTTTACTTTATTTACAGGGTCATACTTCAAGGCAATTTTTATTGAACCTTGAGGACCATCTTCTACAAACTTGTAATTCAAGATGTAGCCTTTGTCGAAAAGAATCTTAGTGATTTCTTTCTTTAAATTAGACGCTGGAACCTCTACCACTCTGTGTTTAGCTTTGATAGCATTCCTAAGTCTAGTCAGATAATCTGCGATTGGATCTGTCATGATTTAATTAATTTAAATTGATCCCGACTATCGGGACAATATTTATATACTCTATTTATTAATAATTAATCGTTAATAATTAATAATGAAACAAAGTTCCAATTATTAATTATTAATTCTTAATTATCATTGTTGTTTTACCAACTTGCTTTTTTAACTCCTGGTATTAATCCTGCAGAAGCCATTTCTCTGAATTGTATACGAGAAATACCAAACTGGCGAATATACCCCTTAGGTCTTCCTGTTATTTTACAACGATTATGTAAACGAACAGGAGAAGCGTTTTTTGGTATTGATTGCAAAGCATCCCAGTTTCCTTCTTTTTTCAACTGTTCTCTTTTTGCAGCATATTTCGCAACCATTTTTGCACGCTTTACCTCACGAGCTTTCATTGATTCTTTAGCCATATTATTGTTCTTTTTTAGCGTTTTTAAAAGGCAAGCCAAATTCTTTCAATAAAGCATAGCCTTCTTCATCTGTTTTCGCAGAGGTTACAAAGGTAATATTCATTCCTAATATTTTAGTAATATTATCAATATTTATTTCAGGAAAAATTATTTGTTCCTGAATTCCCAATGTATAATTACCTCTACCATCTAATCTACTTTCAATTCCTTTGAAGTCGCGGATACGTGGTAATGCTACTCTTACTAATCTTTCAAGAAACTCATACATTTGCTCACGACGAAGCGTTACCATTACGCCGATAGGCATTTTTTTACGAAGTTTGAAATTTGAAATATCCTTTTTAGAGATAGTCGCAACAGCTTTTTGGCCTGTAATATTAGTAAGTTCTTGGATAGCAACATCAATGATTTTTTTATCAGCAACAGCTATACCTAAACCCTGATTTATTACAATCTTTTTCAATACAGGAACTTGCATAACTGACGAGTAATTAAACTCTTTCATTAATGCAGGAACTATTTTTTCCTGATATTCTTTTTTGAGATTTGCAGTATTACTCATTATTTAATCTCCTCCCCTGATTTTTTTGAAATACGAACTAATACCCCTTTTGCATTCAACTGACGACCAACACGAGTAGGTTTTCCTGTTTTAGGATCAACTACTTGTAGGTTAGAAATATGAATAGGAGCTTCTTTTTTAGTAATTCCTCCCTGAGGATTTTTCGCATTAGGTTTAGTGCTTTTAGACACCATATTTACGCC encodes the following:
- a CDS encoding small subunit ribosomal protein S4 (product_source=KO:K02986; cath_funfam=1.10.1050.10; cog=COG0522; ko=KO:K02986; pfam=PF00163,PF01479; smart=SM00363; superfamily=55174; tigrfam=TIGR01017), whose translation is MARYTGPKTKIARRFGEPIFGPDKVLSKKNYPPGQHGNGRKKKTSEYGIQLREKQKAKYTYGVLEKQFRNLFEKASRASGITGEILIQLLECRLDNVVYRMGLAKTRAAARQLVSHRHIVVDGNVVNIPSYSLKPGQIIGVREKSKSLEVILDSVTGINHSKYPWIEYDNASMSAKFLHIPAREDIPENIKEQLIVELYSK
- a CDS encoding small subunit ribosomal protein S11 (product_source=KO:K02948; cath_funfam=3.30.420.80; cog=COG0100; ko=KO:K02948; pfam=PF00411; superfamily=53137; tigrfam=TIGR03632), with amino-acid sequence MAKKTVAAKKRVVKVDANGQLHVHSSFNNIIISITNSEGQVISWSSAGKMGFRSSKKNTPYAAQLAAQDAAKIAFDLGLRKVKAYVKGPGNGRESAIRTVHGAGIEVTEIIDVTPLPHNGCRPPKRRRV
- a CDS encoding small subunit ribosomal protein S13 (product_source=KO:K02952; cath_funfam=1.10.8.50,4.10.910.10; cog=COG0099; ko=KO:K02952; pfam=PF00416; superfamily=46946; tigrfam=TIGR03631) encodes the protein MAIRIVGVDLPQNKRGEIALTYIYGIGRSAANAILTKAGIDVNIKVKDWTDDQAAKVREIIGESYKVEGDLRSEVQLNIKRLMDIGCYRGVRHRIGLPVRGQSTKNNARTRKGRKKTVANKKKATK
- a CDS encoding large subunit ribosomal protein L36 (product_source=KO:K02919; cog=COG0257; ko=KO:K02919; pfam=PF00444; superfamily=57840; tigrfam=TIGR01022) translates to MKVRASLKKRTADCKIVRRKGRLYVINKKNPKFKQRQG
- a CDS encoding translation initiation factor IF-1 (product_source=KO:K02518; cath_funfam=2.40.50.140; cog=COG0361; ko=KO:K02518; pfam=PF01176; smart=SM00316; superfamily=50249; tigrfam=TIGR00008), whose translation is MAKQSAIEQDGTIIEALSNAMFRVELENGHEITAHISGKMRMHYIKILPGDKVKVEMSPYDLTKGRISFRYK
- a CDS encoding methionyl aminopeptidase (product_source=KO:K01265; cath_funfam=3.90.230.10; cog=COG0024; ko=KO:K01265; pfam=PF00557; superfamily=55920; tigrfam=TIGR00500), whose translation is MIYLKTDEEIELMRVANRLVGATLAEVAKIIKPGVTTLQLDKIAEEFIKDHGAIPLFKGYNGFPNSLCISVNENVVHGIPGSYQLKEGDIVSVDCGTKINGFCGDSAYTFEVGEISLEVKQLLTATKEALYVGISNAVDGKRIGDIGNSIQTYCESKGYSVVRELVGHGIGKEMHEAPEVPNYGKKGYGTLLRSGMCLAIEPMINMGKKHIKFEKDGWTVRTGDRKPSAHFEHTVVVRSGKADILSTFEFIEEVLENKN
- a CDS encoding preprotein translocase subunit SecY (product_source=KO:K03076; cath_funfam=1.10.3370.10; cog=COG0201; ko=KO:K03076; pfam=PF00344; superfamily=103491; tigrfam=TIGR00967; transmembrane_helix_parts=Inside_1_19,TMhelix_20_38,Outside_39_73,TMhelix_74_96,Inside_97_115,TMhelix_116_135,Outside_136_149,TMhelix_150_172,Inside_173_178,TMhelix_179_201,Outside_202_215,TMhelix_216_238,Inside_239_268,TMhelix_269_291,Outside_292_310,TMhelix_311_333,Inside_334_371,TMhelix_372_394,Outside_395_397,TMhelix_398_415,Inside_416_447); the encoded protein is MRAIETIKNIWRIEDLRNRILVTILLITVFRFLRVISLPGIDPTFLTGLKGQTEGGLLGLLDMFSGGAFSNASIVALGIMPYISASIVIQLLSIAVPYFQKLQREGESGRRKINQYTRYLTLVLLLLQAPAYLMNLNVQMREAGGAIPEGMWFTVSSTIILAAGSMFVLWLGERITDKGIGNGISFIIMVGILARLPIAFVQEFTSRISETAGGLIMFIIELLLLLAVIAGAILLVQGTRRIPVQYAKQMIGNKQYGGARQYIPLKVNAANVMPIIFAQAIMFIPIALIGYGSGDPDSWMVKIFSPLTNIYGFTYNLVNAILIILFTWFYTAITINPKQMAEDLKRNNGFIPGVKPGKKTVEYIDEIMSRITLPGSLFLALVAIMPAFAHLFGIQPEFASFFGGTSLLILVGVVLDTLQQVESHLLMRHYDGLLKSGRIKGRQGNAY
- a CDS encoding large subunit ribosomal protein L15 (product_source=KO:K02876; cath_funfam=3.100.10.10; cog=COG0200; ko=KO:K02876; pfam=PF00828; superfamily=52080; tigrfam=TIGR01071) translates to MNLSNIKPAEGSTKTRKRIGRGPGSGLGGTSTRGHKGQKSRSGYSKKIGFEGGQMPIQRRLPKFGFKNINRVEYKAINLDTIQALADARQLTKIGIEELINAGFVSSKQLVKILAKGTLTSAIEITANAFSKTAEEAINKAGGKAIKL
- a CDS encoding large subunit ribosomal protein L30 (product_source=KO:K02907; cath_funfam=3.30.1390.20; cog=COG1841; ko=KO:K02907; pfam=PF00327; superfamily=55129; tigrfam=TIGR01308), whose translation is MTIKVKQVRSRINCPKDQKRTLDALGLRKLNQVVEHNDNPVIRGMIEKVKHLVSVEK
- a CDS encoding small subunit ribosomal protein S5 (product_source=KO:K02988; cath_funfam=3.30.160.20,3.30.230.10; cog=COG0098; ko=KO:K02988; pfam=PF00333,PF03719; superfamily=54211,54768; tigrfam=TIGR01021), which translates into the protein MAVQRVKSTNDLELKDRLVAINRVTKVTKGGRTFSFAAIVVVGNEDGIIGWGLGKAGEVTAAIAKGVESAKKNLIKVPVHKGTIPHEQLAKFGGAQVFIKPATLGTGVKAGGAMRAVLESVGITDVLAKSKGSSNPHNLVKATILALSELRDPATVAQNRGISVEKVFKG
- a CDS encoding large subunit ribosomal protein L18 (product_source=KO:K02881; cath_funfam=3.30.420.100; cog=COG0256; ko=KO:K02881; pfam=PF00861; superfamily=53137; tigrfam=TIGR00060), giving the protein MTTKELRRIKIKQRVRKHISGTADRPRLTVFRSNKQIYAQVIDDLSGKTIVAASSLGITDKTPKKDIASKVGEIIAQKSKEAGVDVVVFDRNGYLYHGRVKELADAARKGGLKF
- a CDS encoding large subunit ribosomal protein L6 (product_source=KO:K02933; cath_funfam=3.90.930.12; cog=COG0097; ko=KO:K02933; pfam=PF00347; superfamily=56053; tigrfam=TIGR03654), whose product is MSRIGKLPITIPAGVTVTNKDNVVTVKGPKGELSQEINSAITVEQNGNELTVARANDEKQNRAMHGLYRSLINNMVIGVSEGYKKELELVGVGYRVTNAGNLLDFALGYTHNIYMQLPPEIKVETKSERNKNPLVILESADKQLLGQVCAKIRSFRKIEPYKGKGVRFVGEVIRRKSGKSASK
- a CDS encoding small subunit ribosomal protein S8 (product_source=KO:K02994; cath_funfam=3.30.1370.30,3.30.1490.10; cog=COG0096; ko=KO:K02994; pfam=PF00410; superfamily=56047), coding for MTDPIADYLTRLRNAIKAKHRVVEVPASNLKKEITKILFDKGYILNYKFVEDGPQGSIKIALKYDPVNKVNAIKNLKRVSTPGLRKYTGYKDMPRVLNGLGIAVLSTSKGVMTDKEARDLKIGGEVLCYVY
- a CDS encoding small subunit ribosomal protein S14 (product_source=KO:K02954; cath_funfam=4.10.830.10; cog=COG0199; ko=KO:K02954; pfam=PF00253; superfamily=57716), translating into MAKESMKAREVKRAKMVAKYAAKREQLKKEGNWDALQSIPKNASPVRLHNRCKITGRPKGYIRQFGISRIQFREMASAGLIPGVKKASW
- a CDS encoding large subunit ribosomal protein L5 (product_source=KO:K02931; cath_funfam=3.30.1440.10; cog=COG0094; ko=KO:K02931; pfam=PF00281,PF00673; superfamily=55282), translating into MSNTANLKKEYQEKIVPALMKEFNYSSVMQVPVLKKIVINQGLGIAVADKKIIDVAIQELTNITGQKAVATISKKDISNFKLRKKMPIGVMVTLRREQMYEFLERLVRVALPRIRDFKGIESRLDGRGNYTLGIQEQIIFPEINIDNITKILGMNITFVTSAKTDEEGYALLKEFGLPFKNAKKEQ
- a CDS encoding large subunit ribosomal protein L24 (product_source=KO:K02895; cath_funfam=2.30.30.30; cog=COG0198; ko=KO:K02895; pfam=PF00467,PF17136; smart=SM00739; superfamily=50104; tigrfam=TIGR01079): MSKLHIKKGDVVFVNTGEDKGKTGRVLKVFVDKQRALVEGVNMVSKSTKPNAKNPQGGITKKEAPIHISNLQVVDPKTGKPTRVGRQLNAKGVLVRISKKSGEEIK